The following is a genomic window from Desulfitobacterium chlororespirans DSM 11544.
TTTAGTGAAACAAGAAGAGGTTGAACGATTTGTAAGAGCCGTTCCTTACCGGGGCAAAAAGATCACACTTGTCTCTTAGGCCGAAAAAGCCTCTTCAATAACTATTTTTTTTGTGTAATAATGGAAATAAGCAGGCAGTAGGTCAAAGTCATACCCCTACAGTTAAGTCGGAGGAGCAAGGGAAACACATCGCAGAAAGGGAGCAGTGCCGTTTCTACCCTAAAAAGTAGTGATCTCCACGGCGTAATTGTGAGGAATAAGTATCAAGGAGTGAATACTTAATGCAAAACAAACTAAAACTAATTGGCATTGTTGTGTTGGCATCAGTAATTGGTTTGGTAGCAGTGAACTTTGGTATCCTAAAATACCAGGAATACCAACAAAAAAATAATATTGCCACCCTTAATTATTCCTGGAATGAAGAGGGATCAACGCCAGAGCCATCTCCATCAGAGAAGGATGAGAAAGGATTGGAAGAAAATAAGCAAGAAGAGATTAAGCAGCCTGAACCGCCCGTAACAGATACAAAAAATGATAAGAAACCGGAAGACGAATACAAACCTGGGCCGATTATCCTGCCTTCCCAACCTCTGAATAACAATAATGATACGTCCCAAAACAATGGTACAAGCGTCAAGGATGACGTTGTTAAGGAAAACCCCTCGGGGCAAGAAAAAACGCCGGAACAAAGCCCTGAAACTCCTGCAACACCTTCAACTAATAAGCCTTCGAGTAACCAAAATTCAAACGAAAAGAAACCAGATAGCGGATCTGCAAACTCTGGGTCTAGTGAAGGACAACAGGCTTATACTCCGCCTCCTCAAAACTCAACTCCAGCGGTAACGCCGCCAAGTTCAAAAGGTCTTTCTTTTGGAGAGTCCTTACAGTACACAAAAGCTGGTCAACCCGCTTTGGGTGCCATGCAAAATGAAAGTTCATACCCCATTATTGCTGATGGCTCGCCTTATGAAGGGACTATTCATCCTTCAGATAACTTGAGTCAAGCAGATATTGACCGGCTGATTGGTTACAAATATACAAATGTGGTCGAATCTAACGATATTGTAGAGAAGCCAACAGGAACCTATGATCAAGATGCCTCTTTTAAGCGAGTCGTTGATGGCTACATCGAGAATATGGGGCCGCATATTGAGAGAAAGTTAAGGACAAACGAGTGGGAGTTTACCCCGGCTCCCACGGCAAGCTATTCCGCCCGCTTTGCATCGTTGTACGGGAAGACTATTATAAGGGGTAAGCTTAAGGTTCGTTACAGCACTTCGGATAATCCCTTTAAGCTGGAACCAAACACTTGGTACCAGGGGGACGCAGAGATTGGACTAAGTACTGTCGCTTTTTTTACCAATAACGCGCAAGATAGAATCCCACGAACGATTCTTGGCAGCTTTGTTATACTGAGCGGCTGGGGGAAAGAATGATGAAAAAAACAATAGTTATTTTTGCACTCCTTTTAGGGGTGCTTAATTTTTTATGGTTCCCTTCTCAAGTGATAGCATTTTCCAATGTTATTTGGCCCGGCCCGATGCCAGACGATCCAATAAAGATTTATGTTGAAGACGGATCTCTTACCGAGATAAACTACTTCATCTCGTCAACAGGTGCTACAAGCGGGATCAGGTATAGAACAACATTTTACTATATCACTCTCCGGGATACAGCTGGAAACCCTATTGCAACCTTCCAGTTTAAGCCGTCCCTGACTGCTCCTCCACCAGGGGAAACAATAATTGATATGTATACAGTGACTGCACAAGATCTCTTAGATGCGGGTTTTTCTGAGTCAAGCCTGCTTATGTCTAATTTTAAAAGCATAAGCCTTAGTGCCACGATTGAGATCTATAATGCAAACACCGGGGATGTTTTAGAAACATTTGGGGATAAATCAAGCACTCCCACGACTATATATCCGGTAATCGATCAAAAGGCTGGCAGCATTGGGTTTGGTTCGAAAGATATCCAAGACATGAAAACACGTTATGCGAGCTTGGATCAGTTTATTCCTCCTCCACCACCGCCCCCACCGCCGCCTCCTCCGAATATTAGTGAGGATATATCCGGGCATTGGACGTGGTATGAGTATAGCGGAGCTTATTATGAACGAACTTGGATGACCGTAACTATTCCAGAGCCAGAAGTAGTAAAGGCAGGACAGGGAACCTCTGTGATAGTAACAACTTATTACGAAAACAACAACCCATCAGCCTGGAATGGTAGCCGATACTCAACTGGAATAAGGGGTGTGAACATTGACGGTCCACTTACCGATGATTGGAAGGCTTATAAATCGTTTAACACGCAGGCAACCGATGATATGGTTCTAGTAGATACCGAGGTTGCTTACGAGAACTACTACGAACAGACGTACCAAAAAACATTTGTATTTGTGAGTCCAGACGGTAACGTATCAACATGGACAGAGTATTTCTATGTCGGATACAACGTCCCGGTAGTAAGACAGACTTGGATTATTCCATATGCAAGATTTGATTCCAACGGATGGACCAGGCACCAAACGCCCCCTTCAGATATTGATAACAGATATGTTTTTGGTGGACTCAATCGTTGGTATTTTGGCTTTGATATCCCGGATAACCAGCAATTTGATTTGAAATTCTCATCTCATGGGGGCGTAACCGGCAGACTTGGGAATGTCATAACTCAGCAAATTACTATCATGGGCAGTCCTTATGATGATCTCGTTGTTCGTACGGTCGATCCGAGAAACCCGTTTCCCGGAGGAGTATCGCCGGAATGGCAAGGGTTTGAAGCGTTTATTACGGATCTTACAGACTGGTATTACGAATCAGAGATTCGATATCAACGAAAGTTGGAACAGTGGAGAAATCAAAAACCTCTGCAGCTTCTTTCTAATTTTTTCTATAAGATTTTCTTCTCTAATAGCTAAACATAATACCAAAGGTGGTGCTCTAAGATGGCTGCAGTAAAGTGGTCATTAATTTTTTTATTTATTGTGTTCCCGTTGTTTTTGCTAACAGGTGATTACATGGCTAATGCTACGGTCGTTGCTGATGCAGATATAGCAACAAGGGACGCAGCACAGGCTGCCATTAAGGCGAATGTTGTTAAGAACTCTCTCCGGGATTTGGATATCTATAGGGATAATGCAGTCGTGCAATACAATCCGGAAGCGATTCAGCCCACTTTCGACGAATCCGTTACAAGAAAAGTTGAGGAAATCGATGGGACCAAGGGGTATATTACGGTTGCCGTAGGCGATGGCCAATCCGGCAGGGAGATTAATGAACTTTCCGTTCCGTACCCAACAGGAATAGCGGGGTATCAACCCGGAGGACGTGGAGGCGTTCCCCCAATGCTTGCAATTCGCTCAACAGTCGTGCGGCAATACTTTTTATATAACTTGCTCAGTAAATTTGCCCCAGTAGAAGAATATTACGGAATACAAAACGAAAAAATTGCCATTTTGGAGGTAAAGTAATGGCTTCAAAACAATCAGTGGTTAAGCGCAAAAAGGCTCCGGGGTTTATCATCCCGCTAGTATTAGCAATATTGGTGACACTTTTGTTTTACCTGGGTATACAAAAGAAGACGTTAGCGGAAGTAATGCCGACACCCGTCCCCATTGCAAAAGTAGACTTGTTTCAGCACACCCAAATACAAGAGGCAGATATAGCAATGGTAACAATACCAATTAAAGGTATTCCTCCTGGTGTCATTACAGATCCTAACGAAATCATAGGGAAATACGTTGGCACTCAGTTTACTATTCTTAAAAATGGATATTTCATGAAAGGGGCCGTCTCAGAACTTGATGATATTCCGACAAAAGTGTCTATGCTGCTGGGGCCAAACCAATTAGGGATTACACTAGAACTTGATTTAGAAAAATCTGTAGCAAACTCCTTGGAAGTTAATCAAGACGTGCAAGTGCGTTTCTTTACGACCAAAACGCCGTCTAATCAGCCTTTTGAGGGGGTTTTGTTCGACCGGATGAAAATCTTAGCCCTGAGAAGCAGCACAGGTACTGATGTCGTAAATATTGATAAAAATGCAGCCTCTTCAAGCGAGGATAAAGATAATAAAAAAGGAACAGCCACAACGCCTAAAAACCAAGTGCCAACAATTCTCGTTTTTGAGGCCAACGAGGAGCAGGTAAGCTACCTAATTCGTGCTCAAGCTATGGGGTCACTAAACCTTGTGGCATTACCCAAAAATGTGAAAGCAGCAGATAGCATTGAGGATGAAGAGTCTGCAGCAGACTCCACAGATGCAACTGACCAAACGGAAGCTGCTAAAGATCAAGATATTAGTGACCAAAGCATTAAAGATGTTCTCTCAGCGGTTAGTAGCAAGCTGACTGAAGATCAAATGAATGTCTTGCAAAATGCACTGCTTGAAAAACCAGCCACAAAAGAAGGTCACTTGTATCAAAAAAATGCTGCTCAGATTCTTATTGATAGTCTGAGCTATTCAGTTAAATCATTATTTGAAGAGAACGGGATTCTTGCCACTGCAAACGGTGAAATTGTTTATTATGATGCCCCCACTGGACAGATAAGATATTTCAAGGACAAATCAGAATATGAGGGCAGCATTTATGCTTTAAGTCAGTTTTCACCAGAGGAAATTGCCCAGCTCAAACAAGATGGTAAATTGACAGACGCACAGCTCGAAGCCTTAAAAAGCCAAGAAAACTCGGTTATTGAACCACAATATTTCCAAACCAGCAAAGGTGAGCTATTTCAAATTATTGATGAGAAGGTGAAATTTTATGCTGAGAGTGAAGTTATTTCAACGCTCACAGCCATTAAAGAAAAGAATGGTCATTTAAGTAAAGAAAACGAAGCATTACTTCAAGAACTTTTAAGCGAAACGGCCAGGAATAAAGGACAGAATGATCAATCGACAAAAAACGCGAATAAAGATACTGATGCGGGTACAGAAAGCCAATCCGAAACTCCAAAAAAGGAATAACAAATTTAGTTTGAGAGGTGAACTAGGTGGTAAAGGTTCTATTTGCGACATTGGATATACGATTGAATAACAAAATTATCGAACAGCTAGGACTATCGCCGGATGAAGTGTTAGAGATCGAGAATATAG
Proteins encoded in this region:
- a CDS encoding SAF domain-containing protein, coding for MASKQSVVKRKKAPGFIIPLVLAILVTLLFYLGIQKKTLAEVMPTPVPIAKVDLFQHTQIQEADIAMVTIPIKGIPPGVITDPNEIIGKYVGTQFTILKNGYFMKGAVSELDDIPTKVSMLLGPNQLGITLELDLEKSVANSLEVNQDVQVRFFTTKTPSNQPFEGVLFDRMKILALRSSTGTDVVNIDKNAASSSEDKDNKKGTATTPKNQVPTILVFEANEEQVSYLIRAQAMGSLNLVALPKNVKAADSIEDEESAADSTDATDQTEAAKDQDISDQSIKDVLSAVSSKLTEDQMNVLQNALLEKPATKEGHLYQKNAAQILIDSLSYSVKSLFEENGILATANGEIVYYDAPTGQIRYFKDKSEYEGSIYALSQFSPEEIAQLKQDGKLTDAQLEALKSQENSVIEPQYFQTSKGELFQIIDEKVKFYAESEVISTLTAIKEKNGHLSKENEALLQELLSETARNKGQNDQSTKNANKDTDAGTESQSETPKKE